In one window of Miscanthus floridulus cultivar M001 chromosome 12, ASM1932011v1, whole genome shotgun sequence DNA:
- the LOC136498394 gene encoding uncharacterized protein isoform X3: MVSTSAAPRTTKELMDALTAHLSLYHAAANPSPAPAAASSSSSLSPRAAILRWLASLSPAARAAAAASLLSPAAAAALLSMVRRLRLRGHSAFFVLHSSSPSTSAARGAEEPTVLSRLSRGLLARAAAGSRAQALLFANILLFPSSPASSRCPDAITVAEAFLADLDGFVAAMDEISGGRFLCCGEGEVDLAALACQDFPELPWLNAKGYYVIEEFLANRLEIALRMSWAAAGGGGVGGRKAVRIGKGVKEKAGLAANAFWREKGYVDWWMRLEPRMRARIIGAFFGKGAIALANEMVEGSDSASRDNFCFCLGEPGSFVADKSCECTRQSLFRKNHASSIDVANILSCSKKPVFAKELKRLKLVEEIVCLKSNITCCSGDAIFFSSLVSAATTAGDVLMKLQGLLMVVSTESINLELIGDGAPKKKDVEKTSGGSRKGKKKSSTLKKLTVSAKPSKDNGCSSSDSRNCRPLPNHCAPSVEGTAAGPPSEKTPNKEIVPTMKEQTIVLDGCKNQCNKKKNKRKGKTKLSNLMRPESPRSTKLKIVVPHSATEASHETAEEADVSPHHPSYDPSKNKISEAVSCSDYSILSNGTKVVATSKGTKLEDTLYSPRVCSSVATELSQSAHDDAFNVAEQASSYISQSECLVQSSSCLPSRSNDVSSTNLDGSSVDSLVRSAQEKTECDEKHVDDKPEVTKNKILPSVIPTDMLQSAISENGGVMKNSGGEYYVYNRNLLGGTSYEWPSVTPSHFVSPEMQQRPAAEDRLHLDVGYKWPTQFSQPFLPANHQVRNPPIDAGCNQMLPSLAVPLSFDWPPVFRGYGKNAAVSYDPLYTPQMQSSAWSGFPAQLVQRGGICSDSDVADDNESYWFSEEESDSRAHSGRDINQYFGGGVMYWSPAEHAGAGFSRPPSLSSDDSAWAWHEADVIRVVDDVANGIPSTYTNGVSSPPSTPSCSQNESLDPAAHSIAGNGINNEALTSPSPVQDSPEDKITSVAKAVSCGSEVVKADTLPYAMLRPIVVPNISRRSSRSDIKGGHDHRSPCVPSTRRDIPILRRPPSPVVLSVPRVPRPPPPSPAGESRKRGFPIVRSGSSSPRHCGMRGLFSEDKIFHRAQFCLDGPEVVWPSWGNKGTSSGTLVQTIEDTVLQDHLVKISQLSRDQHPDVALPVQPQDMLNGSPHKASLSLMHNALHEEIDQFCKQVAAANLVRRPYINWAVKRVTRCLQDLWPRSRTNLFGSNATGLALPTSDVDLVVSLPPVRNLEPIKEAGILEGRNGIKETCLQHAARCLTNQDWVRSDSLKTVENTAIPVIMLVADVPCDTNMSNEYSSVLDGSQEYSVNMLGEQGSPPRSDTSSSEGSNMLVCSKLNKDDCDIVQSIRLDISFKSPSHTGLQTAELVNQKSIVYLNIF, from the exons ATGGTGTCCACCTCCGCGGCGCCGCGCACAACGAAGGAGCTCATGGATGCCCTCACTGCGCACCTCTCCCTCTACCACGCCGCGGCGAACCCTAGCCCCGCCCCCgccgctgcctcctcctcctcgtccttgtCGCCGCGCGCCGCGATCCTCCGGTGGCTCGCCTCGCTCTCCCCCGCCGCgcgcgccgcggccgccgcctccctccTCTCCCCCGCTGCGGCTGCCGCGCTGCTCTCCATggtccgccgcctccgcctccgcggccACTCCGCCTTCTTCGTCCTCCACTCCTCGTCCCCGTCCACCTCCGCCGCGCGCGGGGCCGAGGAGCCAACCGTGCTCTCGCGCCTCTCCCGGGGCCtcctcgcccgcgccgccgcgggcTCCCGGGCGCAGGCGCTCCTCTTCGCCAACATCCTCCTCTTCCCCTCCTCCCCCGCGTCGTCGCGGTGCCCCGACGCGATCACCGTCGCCGaagccttcctcgctgacctcgACGGCTTTGTCGCGGCCATGGACGAGATCTCTGGTGGGAGGTTCCTCTGCTGCGGGGAGGGGGAAGTGGACCTGGCCGCGCTGGCGTGCCAGGATTTCCCGGAGCTGCCCTGGCTTAATGCCAAGGGTTACTACGTGATCGAGGAGTTTCTGGCCAACAGGTTGGAGATCGCACTGCGAATGTCGTGGGCGGCGGCAGGGGGAGGGGGAGTTGGAGGGAGGAAGGCGGTGCGAATTGGGAAGGGTGTGAAGGAGAAGGCTGGGCTTGCTGCAAACGCGTTCTGGAGGGAGAAGGGATATGTGGATTGGTGGATGAGGCTGGAGCCTCGGATGAGAGCAAGGATCATTGGGGCATTCTTCGGGAAAGGTGCAATTGCCCTG GCAAATGAGATGGTTGAAGGATCAGATAGTGCCTCAAGGGATAATTTCTGCTTCTGCTTAGGTGAACCGGGATCATTTGTGGCAGACAAATCTTGTGAATGTACACGGCAGTCTTTATTCAGAAAGAATCATGCTTCTTccattgatgttgcaaacattctGTCTTGTAGCAAGAAGCCTGTATTTGCTAAAGAGTTGAAAAGACTGAAACTAGTCGAGGAGATAGTCTGTTTGAAGAGCAACATTACTTGCTGCAGTGGTGATGCAATCTTTTTCAGTTCATTAGTGTCGGCTGCTACTACTGCTGGTGATGTACTTATGAAATTACAAGGGCTTCTCATGGTGGTGTCGACAGAAAGTATAAATCTTGAACTAATTGGGGATGGAGCTCCgaaaaagaaagatgttgaaaaGACCAGTGGAGGTTCTCGGAAAGGAAAGAAGAAATCTAGCACCTTGAAAAAGCTAACAGTATCTGCTAAGCCGTCTAAG GATAATGGATGCAGTAGTTCAGATAGTCGCAATTGTAGGCCTTTACCAAACCATTGTGCTCCATCTGTTGAAGGCACTGCTGCTGGACCTCCATCTGAAAAAACTCCTAACAAGGAAATTGTACCAACAATGAAG GAGCAAACTATCGTGTTGGATGGTTGCAAAAATCAGTGTAACAAAAAGAAGAACAAACGCAAAGGGAAAACAAAACTATCAAATCTGATGAGGCCTGAGAGCCCAAGATCTACCAAATTGAAAATAGTTGTTCCCCATAGTGCTACAGAGGCCTCTCATGAAACTGCTGAAGAGGCTGATGTCTCACCTCATCACCCATCTTATGATCCTTCCAAGAACAAGATCTCTGAAGCAGTTAGCTGTTCTGACTATTCCATTTTATCTAATGGAACAAAGGTAGTAGCCACCAGTAAGGGCACAAAACTTGAAGACACATTGTATTCTCCTAGAGTTTGCTCATCAGTTGCTACTGAACTTTCTCAGAGTGCTCATGATGATGCCTTCAATGTGGCTGAGCAGGCCTCATCGTACATTAGTCAAAGTGAATGCTTGGTTCAATCATCCTCTTGTTTACCTTCCAGAAGCAATGATGTCTCTTCCACTAATCTGGATGGAAGTTCAGTTGACTCCTTGGTAAGATCTGCACAGGAAAAAACTGAATGTGATGAGAAACATGTGGATGATAAACCTGAAGTGACAAAGAACAAAATTTTACCTTCTGTTATTCCTACTGATATGCTTCAAAGTGCTATAAGTGAAAATGGTGGAGTTATGAAAAATAGTGGCGGTGAATATTATGTATACAATAGGAACCTGCTGGGAGGAACATCATACGAATGGCCTAGTGTAACACCATCTCATTTTGTATCTCCTGAAATGCAACAGCGTCCAGCTGCAGAAGACAGGTTGCATCTTGATGTTGGTTACAAATGGCCAACTCAATTTAGCCAACCTTTTCTTCCTGCCAACCATCAGGTGAGGAATCCGCCAATTGATGCTGGATGCAATCAAATGTTACCTTCTCTAGCAGTGCCGCTAAGTTTTGACTGGCCTCCTGTTTTTAGAGGTTATGGTAAAAATGCTGCTGTAAGCTATGATCCATTGTATACCCCACAAATGCAATCTTCTGCTTGGTCAGGGTTCCCTGCTCAACTAGTGCAAAGAGGGGGTATTTGCAGTGACAGTGATGTTGCGGATGATAATGAAAGCTACTGGTTTTCTGAAGAAGAATCAGATAGCCGTGCACATTCTGGAAGAGATATTAATCAATATTTCGGTGGAGGTGTGATGTACTGGAGTCCTGCGGAACATGCAGGAGCTGGTTTTTCTAGGCCACCATCTCTTAGTTCAGATGATAGTGCCTGGGCTTGGCATGAGGCTGATGTTATACGAGTTGTTGATGATGTGGCTAATGGTATTCCATCTACATACACAAATGGTGTAtcatcaccaccctccactccaTCCTGTTCTCAAAATGAATCTTTGGATCCAGCTGCTCATTCGATAGCAGGGAATGGCATCAATAATGAAGCTCTGACCTCTCCATCTCCCGTGCAAGATAGTCCTGAAGATAAAATAACTTCAGTTGCAAAGGCTGTGTCTTGTGGCAGTGAAGTAGTTAAGGCAGATACATTGCCATATGCAATGCTGCGGCCGATAGTTGTTCCTAATATATCACGAAGGTCATCAAGATCTGACATTAAGGGTGGTCATGATCACAGGAGCCCATGCGTACCATCAACAAGGAGGGACATACCTATTCTAAGAAGACCTCCATCACCAGTAGTACTTAGTGTTCCTCGTGTACCTAGGCCACCACCTCCTTCACCTGCTGGAGAGTCAAGAAAACGAGGATTCCCTATTGTTAGATCGGGCAGCTCAAGTCCTCGACATTGCGGGATGAGAGGTTTATTTTCTGAAGACAAAATTTTCCATAGGGCTCAGTTTTGCTTGGATGGTCCTGAAGTTGTATGGCCTTCATGGGGTAACAAGGGCACTTCTTCTGGTACATTGGTGCAAACAATTGAGGATACTGTTTTGCAGGACCACCTTGTTAAGATTTCACAGCTATCTCGTGATCAACAT CCAGATGTGGCATTGCCTGTACAGCCACAAGATATGCTAAATGGTTCGCCTCACAAGGCATCCCTCTCTTTGATGCACAATGCTCTACATGAAGAAATAGATCAATTCTGTAAGCAG GTTGCTGCTGCTAATCTGGTGAGGAGGCCCTATATAAACTGGGCTGTCAAAAGAGTCACACGATGCTTGCAAGATCTGTGGCCTCGCTCCCGTACAAATCTATTTGgctcaaatgccactggtttggcTCTTCCAACTAGTGATGTTGATCTTGTGGTTTCTCTTCCTCCTGTCCGAAACCTG GAACCTATTAAAGAAGCTGGAATTTTGGAAGGCCGTAATGGCATCAAGGAAACATGTCTACAG CATGCAGCAAGGTGTCTTACAAACCAGGACTGGGTTAGAAGTGATTCCCTTAAAACAGTTGAAAACACAGCT ATACCTGTGATCATGCTTGTAGCAGATGTACCCTGTGACACAAATATGTCCAATGAGTATTCTTCAGTACTGGATGGCTCACAAGAATATTCAGTTAACATGCTTGGAGAACAAGGGAGTCCTCCTCGGTCTGACACC
- the LOC136498396 gene encoding ATP-dependent zinc metalloprotease FTSH 2, chloroplastic-like — MDDPTLISRQQLFARIVGGLGGRAAEEVIFGEPEVTTGAAGDLQQITGLAKQMVVTFGMSQIGPWSLMEGGAQSGDIIMRMMARNSMSEKLAEDIDSAVKQLSDEAYEMALRHIRNNREAIDQIVEVLIEKETLTGDEFRAILSEFVEIPVENRVPPATSAAALPA; from the exons ATGGATGACCCAACACTCATCTCCAGGCAGCAACTTTTTGCCAGAATTGTTGGCGGCCTTGGTGGTAGAGCTGCTGAGGAGGTCATATTTGGAGAGCCTGAGGTGACCACTGGAGCTGCTGGTGACTTGCAGCAAATTACTGGCTTAGCCAAGCAG ATGGTCGTAACATTTGGTATGTCTCAAATTGGTCCATGGTCCCTGATGGAGGGTGGAGCACAGAGTGGGGACATCATCATGAGAATGATGGCAAGGAACTCCATGTCAGAGAAGCTTGCGGAGGACATTGATTCGGCTGTGAAGCAGTTGTCAGATGAGGCCTACGAGATGGCCTTGAGGCACATTAGAAACAACAGGGAGGCCATTGACCAAATCGTTGAGGTGCTCATTGAGAAGGAGACACTGACTGGAGACGAGTTCCGGGCGATTCTTTCTGAGTTTGTGGAGATCCCTGTTGAGAACCGGGTTCCCCCAGCCACATCGGCGGCCGCCCTCCCTGCCTAA
- the LOC136498394 gene encoding uncharacterized protein isoform X2, protein MVSTSAAPRTTKELMDALTAHLSLYHAAANPSPAPAAASSSSSLSPRAAILRWLASLSPAARAAAAASLLSPAAAAALLSMVRRLRLRGHSAFFVLHSSSPSTSAARGAEEPTVLSRLSRGLLARAAAGSRAQALLFANILLFPSSPASSRCPDAITVAEAFLADLDGFVAAMDEISGGRFLCCGEGEVDLAALACQDFPELPWLNAKGYYVIEEFLANRLEIALRMSWAAAGGGGVGGRKAVRIGKGVKEKAGLAANAFWREKGYVDWWMRLEPRMRARIIGAFFGKGAIALANEMVEGSDSASRDNFCFCLGEPGSFVADKSCECTRQSLFRKNHASSIDVANILSCSKKPVFAKELKRLKLVEEIVCLKSNITCCSGDAIFFSSLVSAATTAGDVLMKLQGLLMVVSTESINLELIGDGAPKKKDVEKTSGGSRKGKKKSSTLKKLTVSAKPSKDNGCSSSDSRNCRPLPNHCAPSVEGTAAGPPSEKTPNKEIVPTMKEQTIVLDGCKNQCNKKKNKRKGKTKLSNLMRPESPRSTKLKIVVPHSATEASHETAEEADVSPHHPSYDPSKNKISEAVSCSDYSILSNGTKVVATSKGTKLEDTLYSPRVCSSVATELSQSAHDDAFNVAEQASSYISQSECLVQSSSCLPSRSNDVSSTNLDGSSVDSLVRSAQEKTECDEKHVDDKPEVTKNKILPSVIPTDMLQSAISENGGVMKNSGGEYYVYNRNLLGGTSYEWPSVTPSHFVSPEMQQRPAAEDRLHLDVGYKWPTQFSQPFLPANHQVRNPPIDAGCNQMLPSLAVPLSFDWPPVFRGYGKNAAVSYDPLYTPQMQSSAWSGFPAQLVQRGGICSDSDVADDNESYWFSEEESDSRAHSGRDINQYFGGGVMYWSPAEHAGAGFSRPPSLSSDDSAWAWHEADVIRVVDDVANGIPSTYTNGVSSPPSTPSCSQNESLDPAAHSIAGNGINNEALTSPSPVQDSPEDKITSVAKAVSCGSEVVKADTLPYAMLRPIVVPNISRRSSRSDIKGGHDHRSPCVPSTRRDIPILRRPPSPVVLSVPRVPRPPPPSPAGESRKRGFPIVRSGSSSPRHCGMRGLFSEDKIFHRAQFCLDGPEVVWPSWGNKGTSSGTLVQTIEDTVLQDHLVKISQLSRDQHPDVALPVQPQDMLNGSPHKASLSLMHNALHEEIDQFCKQVAAANLVRRPYINWAVKRVTRCLQDLWPRSRTNLFGSNATGLALPTSDVDLVVSLPPVRNLEPIKEAGILEGRNGIKETCLQHAARCLTNQDWVRSDSLKTVENTAIPVIMLVADVPCDTNMSNEYSSVLDGSQEYSVNMLGEQGSPPRSDTSSSEGSNMLVCSKLNKDDCDIVQSIRLDISFKSPSHTGLQTAELVRELTQQFPAVVPLALILKKFLADRSLDHPYSGGLSSYCLRTCEK, encoded by the exons ATGGTGTCCACCTCCGCGGCGCCGCGCACAACGAAGGAGCTCATGGATGCCCTCACTGCGCACCTCTCCCTCTACCACGCCGCGGCGAACCCTAGCCCCGCCCCCgccgctgcctcctcctcctcgtccttgtCGCCGCGCGCCGCGATCCTCCGGTGGCTCGCCTCGCTCTCCCCCGCCGCgcgcgccgcggccgccgcctccctccTCTCCCCCGCTGCGGCTGCCGCGCTGCTCTCCATggtccgccgcctccgcctccgcggccACTCCGCCTTCTTCGTCCTCCACTCCTCGTCCCCGTCCACCTCCGCCGCGCGCGGGGCCGAGGAGCCAACCGTGCTCTCGCGCCTCTCCCGGGGCCtcctcgcccgcgccgccgcgggcTCCCGGGCGCAGGCGCTCCTCTTCGCCAACATCCTCCTCTTCCCCTCCTCCCCCGCGTCGTCGCGGTGCCCCGACGCGATCACCGTCGCCGaagccttcctcgctgacctcgACGGCTTTGTCGCGGCCATGGACGAGATCTCTGGTGGGAGGTTCCTCTGCTGCGGGGAGGGGGAAGTGGACCTGGCCGCGCTGGCGTGCCAGGATTTCCCGGAGCTGCCCTGGCTTAATGCCAAGGGTTACTACGTGATCGAGGAGTTTCTGGCCAACAGGTTGGAGATCGCACTGCGAATGTCGTGGGCGGCGGCAGGGGGAGGGGGAGTTGGAGGGAGGAAGGCGGTGCGAATTGGGAAGGGTGTGAAGGAGAAGGCTGGGCTTGCTGCAAACGCGTTCTGGAGGGAGAAGGGATATGTGGATTGGTGGATGAGGCTGGAGCCTCGGATGAGAGCAAGGATCATTGGGGCATTCTTCGGGAAAGGTGCAATTGCCCTG GCAAATGAGATGGTTGAAGGATCAGATAGTGCCTCAAGGGATAATTTCTGCTTCTGCTTAGGTGAACCGGGATCATTTGTGGCAGACAAATCTTGTGAATGTACACGGCAGTCTTTATTCAGAAAGAATCATGCTTCTTccattgatgttgcaaacattctGTCTTGTAGCAAGAAGCCTGTATTTGCTAAAGAGTTGAAAAGACTGAAACTAGTCGAGGAGATAGTCTGTTTGAAGAGCAACATTACTTGCTGCAGTGGTGATGCAATCTTTTTCAGTTCATTAGTGTCGGCTGCTACTACTGCTGGTGATGTACTTATGAAATTACAAGGGCTTCTCATGGTGGTGTCGACAGAAAGTATAAATCTTGAACTAATTGGGGATGGAGCTCCgaaaaagaaagatgttgaaaaGACCAGTGGAGGTTCTCGGAAAGGAAAGAAGAAATCTAGCACCTTGAAAAAGCTAACAGTATCTGCTAAGCCGTCTAAG GATAATGGATGCAGTAGTTCAGATAGTCGCAATTGTAGGCCTTTACCAAACCATTGTGCTCCATCTGTTGAAGGCACTGCTGCTGGACCTCCATCTGAAAAAACTCCTAACAAGGAAATTGTACCAACAATGAAG GAGCAAACTATCGTGTTGGATGGTTGCAAAAATCAGTGTAACAAAAAGAAGAACAAACGCAAAGGGAAAACAAAACTATCAAATCTGATGAGGCCTGAGAGCCCAAGATCTACCAAATTGAAAATAGTTGTTCCCCATAGTGCTACAGAGGCCTCTCATGAAACTGCTGAAGAGGCTGATGTCTCACCTCATCACCCATCTTATGATCCTTCCAAGAACAAGATCTCTGAAGCAGTTAGCTGTTCTGACTATTCCATTTTATCTAATGGAACAAAGGTAGTAGCCACCAGTAAGGGCACAAAACTTGAAGACACATTGTATTCTCCTAGAGTTTGCTCATCAGTTGCTACTGAACTTTCTCAGAGTGCTCATGATGATGCCTTCAATGTGGCTGAGCAGGCCTCATCGTACATTAGTCAAAGTGAATGCTTGGTTCAATCATCCTCTTGTTTACCTTCCAGAAGCAATGATGTCTCTTCCACTAATCTGGATGGAAGTTCAGTTGACTCCTTGGTAAGATCTGCACAGGAAAAAACTGAATGTGATGAGAAACATGTGGATGATAAACCTGAAGTGACAAAGAACAAAATTTTACCTTCTGTTATTCCTACTGATATGCTTCAAAGTGCTATAAGTGAAAATGGTGGAGTTATGAAAAATAGTGGCGGTGAATATTATGTATACAATAGGAACCTGCTGGGAGGAACATCATACGAATGGCCTAGTGTAACACCATCTCATTTTGTATCTCCTGAAATGCAACAGCGTCCAGCTGCAGAAGACAGGTTGCATCTTGATGTTGGTTACAAATGGCCAACTCAATTTAGCCAACCTTTTCTTCCTGCCAACCATCAGGTGAGGAATCCGCCAATTGATGCTGGATGCAATCAAATGTTACCTTCTCTAGCAGTGCCGCTAAGTTTTGACTGGCCTCCTGTTTTTAGAGGTTATGGTAAAAATGCTGCTGTAAGCTATGATCCATTGTATACCCCACAAATGCAATCTTCTGCTTGGTCAGGGTTCCCTGCTCAACTAGTGCAAAGAGGGGGTATTTGCAGTGACAGTGATGTTGCGGATGATAATGAAAGCTACTGGTTTTCTGAAGAAGAATCAGATAGCCGTGCACATTCTGGAAGAGATATTAATCAATATTTCGGTGGAGGTGTGATGTACTGGAGTCCTGCGGAACATGCAGGAGCTGGTTTTTCTAGGCCACCATCTCTTAGTTCAGATGATAGTGCCTGGGCTTGGCATGAGGCTGATGTTATACGAGTTGTTGATGATGTGGCTAATGGTATTCCATCTACATACACAAATGGTGTAtcatcaccaccctccactccaTCCTGTTCTCAAAATGAATCTTTGGATCCAGCTGCTCATTCGATAGCAGGGAATGGCATCAATAATGAAGCTCTGACCTCTCCATCTCCCGTGCAAGATAGTCCTGAAGATAAAATAACTTCAGTTGCAAAGGCTGTGTCTTGTGGCAGTGAAGTAGTTAAGGCAGATACATTGCCATATGCAATGCTGCGGCCGATAGTTGTTCCTAATATATCACGAAGGTCATCAAGATCTGACATTAAGGGTGGTCATGATCACAGGAGCCCATGCGTACCATCAACAAGGAGGGACATACCTATTCTAAGAAGACCTCCATCACCAGTAGTACTTAGTGTTCCTCGTGTACCTAGGCCACCACCTCCTTCACCTGCTGGAGAGTCAAGAAAACGAGGATTCCCTATTGTTAGATCGGGCAGCTCAAGTCCTCGACATTGCGGGATGAGAGGTTTATTTTCTGAAGACAAAATTTTCCATAGGGCTCAGTTTTGCTTGGATGGTCCTGAAGTTGTATGGCCTTCATGGGGTAACAAGGGCACTTCTTCTGGTACATTGGTGCAAACAATTGAGGATACTGTTTTGCAGGACCACCTTGTTAAGATTTCACAGCTATCTCGTGATCAACAT CCAGATGTGGCATTGCCTGTACAGCCACAAGATATGCTAAATGGTTCGCCTCACAAGGCATCCCTCTCTTTGATGCACAATGCTCTACATGAAGAAATAGATCAATTCTGTAAGCAG GTTGCTGCTGCTAATCTGGTGAGGAGGCCCTATATAAACTGGGCTGTCAAAAGAGTCACACGATGCTTGCAAGATCTGTGGCCTCGCTCCCGTACAAATCTATTTGgctcaaatgccactggtttggcTCTTCCAACTAGTGATGTTGATCTTGTGGTTTCTCTTCCTCCTGTCCGAAACCTG GAACCTATTAAAGAAGCTGGAATTTTGGAAGGCCGTAATGGCATCAAGGAAACATGTCTACAG CATGCAGCAAGGTGTCTTACAAACCAGGACTGGGTTAGAAGTGATTCCCTTAAAACAGTTGAAAACACAGCT ATACCTGTGATCATGCTTGTAGCAGATGTACCCTGTGACACAAATATGTCCAATGAGTATTCTTCAGTACTGGATGGCTCACAAGAATATTCAGTTAACATGCTTGGAGAACAAGGGAGTCCTCCTCGGTCTGACACC
- the LOC136495523 gene encoding uncharacterized protein, whose product MLPTIQADGDVGLLDRRCLAGHDFTHGDVVVFRSPTDHRRKAVQRLVVLPGDWIQIPEKREFRHVPDSHCWVERDNAGQSLDSRHYGPVPLGLMEARITHIICPPDRIHRVDRMVPEGRIMPQH is encoded by the exons ATGCTCCCCACTATCCAAGCCGACGGCGACGTCGGGCTGCTGGACCGCCGCTGCCTCGCCGGCCATGACTTCACCCACGGCGACGTCGTTGTTTTCAG GTCGCCGACAGACCATCGAAGAAAGGCGGTCCAGAGGCTGGTTGTGCTGCCGGGGGATTGGATCCAGATCCCGGAGAAGCGGGAGTTCCGGCat GTCCCCGACAGCCACTGCTGGGTGGAAAGGGACAATGCCGGCCAAAGCTTGGACTCGAGACACTATGGCCCT GTTCCTCTGGGTCTGATGGAAGCGAGGATCACACACATAATCTGCCCACCTGATAGAATACATCGAGTCGACAGAATGGTGCCAGAAGGCAGGATTATGCCTCAACATTGA